GGCTTGGGAAAGACATTTTGTTGGGTTAACTCTGTACTGGCAGGATTCGTATTGGATCAGACTTGTCTGTCTAAGCTACTATGGTTTTCTGCTGGTTCAGACATCGCCTGTCTTTCTGCACCTGGTATAAATATGGCACGTGCTCAGAGTTGAGTGCTCTGGCTAATTCGGCAAAATTCTGCACCAAAGCCCTTTCCGGGTCAAGTTTGTACTGCTACATAGCCTaaggtttttctgttgttttacttttttccccacactaaCTGGTATATTTGATCATGGAACAGTGGCTTGACAAAGTGAGAAGTTATTAAACTTGTTCCAGCATGGGTTTTAGATGTGGGAATACCTAATGTCCATTTCCATGCCTTAGTGTTTGCCAGACCGATGCTTTGTGTGACCAGCCCTGCTCTTTTCATCCCAAAATCTGCTGCAGGATGAAGAGCCTGCTCCCCAGATGGACTGCTGTACTCTTCCAGTCAAAGTAAACGCGTAACAAAGTCTCTGTAGCCCCCAGCAGCCCTCACTTGGTGCTTGTTCAGGAGAAGTGTATACAGGGCGGTGGCTATGAAGGCAGGCCAGGAAAACATCAGTTCGTTTACGCAGCTCCAGAGGCTCGGCATGTCATTTATTGGGTGCGGGGGGCTGAGGTTCCTGTTGCAGTTCAGGGACAGCAACCCCTGAAGGTGCAGCAGTCACGGTGCAGCTTGTTTACCGATCGGGGCTTGACTGCTTCACTGTGAGTGCAGGGGTCTGTGTTCCCCCCAGCATTAAGTCCAATTATAGGATCTTTGCTTGAAGAGAGGTGTGACATTCATCTTCAGGAAACAATAATCTTGGTGGGCTGTAAATTGCAAATAATGATTCCTTCCTATTTTTGGAAGTGATTTACACCATCAGCAGTTTATTGTGTGAAGACCTGAATGAGGCAGGCTTGGAGAATAGAGTGTTTATTGGGTTGGGTTCCTCTTGCTGAAGTGGCATGTACTGCTTCAGGGCTCCCACTTTGCCCTTCCTTGGGGCTTGTAAATCCAGTCTCcatttgattcttttctttctctttcaggacAATTATTCTGAGTGACGGCCCTTGCACGCGCTTCTGAGTGGTTATCATGGGCTTCATTGCCTTTCTGAAGACCCAGTTCATAGTTCACCTCCTCATTGGGTTCGTCTTTGTTGTGAGTGGACTGATCATTAACTTCATTCAACTATGCACGCTAGTCCTCTGGCCCATAAACAAGCAGTTTTATCGCCGAGTAAACTGTCGCCTTGCCTATTCGCTTTGGAGCCGTGAGTATGCTTGAAGGGGATGTgagggctgggggtggggaggggtgtggtttttgtttctctttttgttaattaaagaaaagaatagatatacacatgtatatgtatacacacagacacaggggggagagagagaagtgctAAGTTAGGAGTAGAATCTTTCAGAGCAGTTCAAAGCAGCCATCTTTTCTGAAATAGCTGGGAAAACATACAAAAGTCAAGTGACTGAGACCTATTGTCACTctgttatttaaaagaagtgGGAAGTAAAGCTCCTACCCATGCCTAACCTTATCTTGACTGGTAGGAAATTGCTGATTCTGTCACAATACCATCTTCATCCTGCATTGGAGCCTGTGCTAAGTGATGGAGAATTCACAGAGACTGCTTCAGGTAATGAACATAGGTGCGATATTGACCACTTACTTAAGAGCCCAAGTTGACTGTGTGGTCTGCAGAGAGAGACGTCTGTCTTAGTGTAGATGCCTCTATAGCTGAACTGCGTGACAACTTCAGAGTCCTCTTGCAACCTACAATGTCCATCTGAATCCAGTGTCCCCTCTTGTGAGCAATTTGTCGCTCTTTTCTGCTGCCCATAGGACTGCTCTACAGTGAGTGCAGCTGCTGTGCTCTCCTCTTTCAGACCTTTGCAAAACTTCCTCCCTgtggatgccttttttttttcctcctcatacAGCTTAACAGGGGATTAAATTTCTGAAATGAATGTTTAGAAGGCTCCTTAGTGCAAATGTCACCTCCTGTTTCAGCAGTGAATCATCTAATTTGTTTCCATTCTCCATCCCCTCCCAGTATGCACGGCCACTTACCTTAGTGCTCAGCTCAGCATCCAACTCCCACTTTGGGTAAATGAGTCATCTAAATGAGTACTTAAATTACAGTTGAGCGGTCCACTGACAGGCACCCACATTTCTTAAATCATCGATGTGAAGTACTACCAACAAAAACTCTCCAAATTATCTAGTTCGGTTTCTTTTTAAGCTTGTTGTCCTTGTCCTTCCTGTTGAGAATGTTGTCTGAGAagcacaggagaaagaaaattaaatagagTGGCAGGTAAACTGTCAGGAGAAAAGGTATTGTAATGGAAGAACTTATAGGTAGAAACTTCAAAATTAGCTTGGTTGGAGGGGAGTGGGGGTATATGGGATTtcgttttttttgtttgcttgtaggAATTTCTTAATGTGCTTTTAATAATCTAGAACCTGAAAACATCCTGAAAAGCTTTTCTGAGGATATGAGCTGCTTGTGCCTTGTAAGGCTTGTAGGTTCAGATGCTTGATTTCTACAAGTTAGCACTGTGCATGGAAAAATCACGTTTTAAATGCTGTTATCTTATATCCGTATACACTGGAAATAACCTACACTATTGTTCAAAAAGGTTTGGAGAAGCTGAGTAGATAATTGGGTTGTACCTAGGATAACCCCTCATGTATACCCTATTATAAATTAAATGATTGAGAAATTAAACTATGAAAATTAACATAAATGTTATATGGGATTGCAGAGTGCTGATGGTCTGTAATGGAAGAGCTGACAGAATATGCACTTCAATTGTGATTTATGATGAATTAAGTAAGCCGTGTAAACGCAGCAGTTCAAATGTTGCCATTCACAATGAAATATACTTCATTATGTGGAAGCCTTTTGGCAATCAACCTGTAGGTTGGTGTTCTGTTCTGGATGCTACGTTTTGCTTGCTTACTCCAAGCTGTTTAGTTTTAGGCTGAGGGTGTTCATGCAAGAGCTGTCTATAACAGAAGTTGCTCTGCCCATCTGGCAGAGGATTGGTGTGCAGGGGTGGATACACAGGTGATCGCCTATCTGGTTATGTCCTATAGCCCGCTGAAAATCAGGCTGTATTCTTACTGTATCTCTTCTCAAATACATAAAGCACAGCTTCAGAAAGGGAAGGAGATAGACTCTATGCAGTGTTTGTGGCAGATGTTTGGGGAAGAAAGTCTGTTGGGCTCTGGCCTCAACATAAACGCTTTGCAGTGCACGTGATTCATGACGGATAGTCTGTACTTCAAGCTCTCCTACATCAGCTCCTTTCAGATGACTCACGCCTTTGGAGAGCGCAGCACTTTTGGTTTAGTCTGGTTGCAAAAATAATCTCTGAAATGTTAGTACCTTAAACTGAGAGGTGCGCTGTGTctcttgtttgctttgtttctgggTGGCTTGCAAGGCCATAAACCCGCCCGCTTTGGCACGCGGGAACCCCAGCTGCAGGGGGGGGTTTGTGGTAGTGAGGTGTTGCTTGTCCTCTATAGGAAGTATCCCAAGCAGCGCAAGTGTTACCGTCCCTTCGTTCAGAAGGATGGGCTTGCTGTAGCATTGGCAGGATCAGTGCCACGCAAAATAGCTGTAacccacacaccaaaaaaaaaggaaatgagccCACTCCCAGTTATAATTACATCATGTATCAGTACACTTGTAAAGGACAATCTGTTTCCTCGTGTTAATTCTCCAGCTCATCAACCCTCCTCTCTCAGTATGAACTCTGGCAAATCTCTCGGCAAAGCTTCCTCCACTGTTTTAGAGTGAATGGTACAAGAAATGCTCTGCAGAAAATCATCCACACCTGcctctgcagaatttttttccgattttgaagaagaaacacccattttattttatttttgataaGAAAATGCAGCAACTGTAGCAGGTACTGGAGATGTTCCTCCTTAGTACATAGATAGCAGTGGAAAGGGAATATCACTCAGAGTACCACACTGTGTTTGGTACCACTGCTCCATTCTCCTGGCCACCTGCTTGGAAGAGCACAGCTCTCAACTGAGGACACTCTTGCTGTCCTCTTTCCCCTTTTGCTGAGCCAGGATAACCAGAGCAAGAAAGGTAAGTGATCACATCATTTGCAAAGGAGGCAAAGCTGGAAAGCAATGACAGAAACCTCTAGTTGGTATAAACTATTATTCTGTCTTTCCTTTGCTGTATTTCCAGTTTACCAGGGTTACGTTCTCTTGATCAGCAAGTTGCATAACTTTGTCATGCCTCCAAATGAGTGAGTCTTGGAAATGGTACAGGAGAATAACCTGGCGGATAGGTGGTCACATGGGGAATATAAGTGAAAAAACTAATGCCAGAGAAGCTATGTATCTTCAGCAGACCAGGATTGGTTTTCCCTATCATTCATCCAAATACTGTGTTCGCCTTCTCTCTGATGCGTTCCAAAATTGGACCCACTGTTATTTAGCAGTATGGATAAATTACCCTGTCGTGATCCCACTGATCAGAAGCCCTTGTGCAGGAAGGCACTGCTCCGTTTTGCAAAACCAGGGCCTCTTGATGGAAAGCTGAAATACTGCATGGCAGAACCTGATGTAGAGAACCAAGGGGGCACCTTCCAGTTTTGACCCTGCCAGTTTGTCGTAGTAATGTGGGAAGCGTTGGACTTCTTAACAGCCATATTTGTGCAACCAAATTTTGATTGTATCCATATCTCACTGAAATGACTACAGTTTGCATGGAAGCAAATCTTCCTACTGGGAGAACGAACTATTCTCATACTTTTTTTAGTTGTCCCATGACACAAGCAATGCCTTCCATCTGCCTGGTTGTACTGAAATGAGAGAAATAGGCTAACCATAGCAACTACATTCAGTGCATGCTGAACTTATGTGGAAGagttttttaagatgaaaaaaggGGAGGTGGAAAATAAGAAGTGTGggtaaggaagaaaattatgaaggAAATTAATGAAGGGTGGAGTAAGAGAGATGCTGGGATATTGAAAAGCTGGAGAAGACAGAGGAGAAAGGGctcattctttcttctgcagtaaAGGAAAGACATAATTTACCATTCCTGGCTTTGCCCAGCTATTTTGATAAATTAGCTTGATTCTCTGGTGCTTCTGACTCTGTGTTGATGACCATAATACAGAACGATTAGAGTCCTGTGTTCTAATATTAAAATCTATTGCAGAAGATCTATGGCACTGTATCCCTTTAAAACCCTTTATTGGTCTGTGTACCTCCATAAAGCTTGTTTCATGTTGAGTAAAAGCATTAGGCTGCATCTATGCATTATTTGTAGTCCACCTGGGAGAAACTGTACTCATTTAGTGGAGCAATCAACAGCTCAGCTGCCTGTTTTCAGGCACAAAGTTTTGAGTTTTTTCCAGTGATCATGAAGTTTCATATTCATCATATAATGCCCAAACTTGTCACTGTTAAAAACTTGTTAAATTATCCATAAAGCATATATCTAGTGCCCTAAATACTGCTTAAGGATGGCAATGTTATTTGGTCTCTACACATCTAAGCTCTCATTTCATCTCTACTGGGTTGGATTGAAAAGGTGACAGTGTTTTTGGGAGTCAGAAGAGACTAGGCACTGAATGGGGCTGAAGATGAAATGCTAAACGCTTTCTATAAGCGGCACCCCTAACTCCTCTCTCCATCTTCGTCACGTTTGTCAGAGTTGGTAATGCTGCTGGAATGGTGGTCAGGCACAGAGTGCACCTTGTTCTCAGACGAGGCCACAGTGAGCACCTTTGGGAAAGAACACGTCATCATCATCTTGAATCACAACTTTGAAATCGACTTCTTGTGCGGCTGGACTATGACAGAGCGCTTCGGAGTGCTAGGGGTACGTGGAGCCATGAGCTTTCCCTTTATCTGGAAGACTATAGGTCTATTTAAAACCCATGCACATATAGTTTCTTTGCATTTCCAGATATAACTCCATCAACTCTTCATCATCTTAAGTTTAATGTCTTTGTTTGATCTTTGTACAAATCAGCAAATGACACTTTTGGAtcgttatttttgtttttctccaagagTTCCAAAGTTCTTGCTAAAAGAGAGCTACTATATGTGCCCCTAATTGGCTGGACGTGGTACTTCCTTGAGATTGTTTTCTGCAAAAGGAAATGGGAAGAAGACAGAGATACGGTTATTGAAGGATTAAAACGTTTGGCTGATTATCCTGAATATATGTGGGTAAGTGTCGAGTTCCTCCTCTAGTATCGACTGCTAGAAGTGAAATGGTGACGGAGATACTTATGTGGTACTATAGCCTTATATATCAGGAGAAGGTCTGCTTACTACTTCCTTCAAGTGTTGTTGAGGAAAACCTGTGCTCTGTTTCAGGAGGTCTTTTGGGATATGCTGGTAGAGTGTTGCTCTGTTTGCCTGTTGGTAAGGGAATTCATTTGGGAAACAGTTCAGAAGCTTGCATAGATGATTAGAAACTTGACGAGAATTTATAAATCAGGCTTGTGTAATACTTGTTAATTTTGTCTGAgcttatttttaccttttttgaaaaaaaaaaaaaaccagcccataTTTGACTACTAAATCTATGTAACCTTAAGCTACATTTTCTGAGGTAGGCTAAAAAGACACctaaacaaaaaagttttttctggAGAATTGAGTgaattgggggcggggggggatgcaTAGACCATGGATTTTGGTAGGAAGTTCTTGTTGGTATGTTCATTGATCTGTGAAATGACAGGTTTCCCAGAAAGTCCCTATGAGAACATATGGCAAGCTTACATCTGCTTTTGcagttctgcttttcctttttattttgacaCATTATTTGAAGTCAACAGTGAAACATCTATGTTTCATCATGTGCAATGTTGTTAGATTTTACTGCAGCAACACAGTGGTATAATAAACCTATTACCTTCTTTTAGGTTTGAATGCAAATGTTTTGATAAATTTACTGGTTTGCTTTTATAGCAGCACATGTAATATACAGTTATTTGGCtcataaaacattttaagaggctttttgtgcattttaagtgattttttccAATATTGTCCAGTACAGCTGGTTAAAATGAATAGGTGAAATAGTAGGCCTTAACTAGTACATTGTGAATGCGTCATTTGTGATTTTCTATCATTacaaagatataaaaaataagaatatggaGAATGTGTTTTAAACTACTTAATTGCTTGAATATATGGATATGAACTACATTTAATATATCCTCCTGATTtagtgttgaaaaaaaaaaaaagaaaaaagaaaaaaccctaccaattaaaaaaatctcaagactGTACTTTAGTTGCAAATCTATACAttttaatgattctacgattgaGAACCAAGGACTAGTCTCTAGGGAAAACAACTAggaaatataaatgcaaaatgtAGTTAGCATTGATTATTTAAATCAAGACTTCCTGCTTGGTAATTTAAATGATGATTAAAATTGACTTGAGTAAATCAATTTCCTAATTTTTGTGCATTCTAAATGCCACAACTAGGGCTGTCTGCGCAACCTTCCTTCGTGAGGTCTTTCTCATACGTTGCACTGCAGCGCAGTCTGTACCTTGCTCGCGTACTTGGGCCAGAAGGATCCCTGCGCCGCTGAGTAGAAGAGGGTGAGAATTTGGTAGAGGAAAGCGCTTGCATTGCAGACTGGGGTTGAGATTGCGGTGTTACACTCTGTACCTTGTGCTGTCCTCACCacttggtggtggtgatggttgGTCAGATTTTCATAATGAACGTGCCCGCAAGGGCCAAATGAAGATTGCAGGACCAGCTCCCGTTCTCTCACTGCACCCTGGCAGGTCTAACTCTCATGTCTATGGCTTTGCAGTTCTAACATTCATTTAACTTTCCTTTTGTGGTGTACACTGTGTGGATACACTACAGTGAAAAAGTCAAGCAACCACAGTACTGACCAATAGCAGATGTATAGTGATGCATTTGACAAGTCTGTCTTTTGAATTGCAACATTACAGCGTTGCACGATACTGCTGTGAGAGAGTAGTAGCAGCCTGCCCTTGTCCCCCTCCATTGTTTGCCAGGGATGCAGAGGTTTGTGCGTTCAAATGCAGCAATGTTTTCTATTGCTGGCACAATAGAAATGATGTCCACCTTTCAAACAGGCCAGGGATAAACGGAAATTCACCATAGGGCCCTCAGAAGggctttttttgtctgcttttggcTTTGCATTgcttctgttctctctctctctcaactgTAGCAGAGGCAATATAGAGGCTGGAGAAGGACAGATCGGTGTTTTGTGCTGCTTGAAGTCAGTACGGGAGGATTTAAGTCTTTAATAATTGCTTAGGATACCACAGTCAGATTGGTGCCTTACAAGATGAACAAGGTAAAGGTTTTAGGGAAAGGCACTGTTTTTCATGAACACAACTGatacgattaaaaaaaaaaatcagaaaagctttCAGACAAACAAGCCTGTCTTCAGGTGAGTAATTCTGGTTGTACAGCACAAATTATAAATTAGGTCGCTAGTGATTaatatgttttcttctaaagTGGTCATGTACTGATATTTGGATTGCTTTTTCTGATTTGTAGATTAGTCCATCACCAGCCAGCCAAAGCCTTCagggatttttctattttttaagtaaatgtttCAGGTATAACCATTTAGACTTTTTGTCGCCTTAAATTTGGTACCAGTGttgttaaaattaaatacaattgtAAATGAGTTGTGAGGTGGTGCTTATGCCTAATACTTGATGATCAAATGAGACAATtgaagtgtgtgtgcatgcatggatGTATGTTTATCTTACACAAATTTTCAGTATTGTGCTTGGTTTCTTTTGATCTCAAGATGTCCTTGTTTTTGCCTTTTGTCTTGTTGTATTAGTTTCTCCTGTACTGTGAAGGAACTCGTTTTACAGAGACCAAGCATCGTATCAGTATGGAAGTAGCTGAATCCAAGGGGTTACCTAAACTGAAATACCACCTGTTGCCCAGAACCAAAGGTTTCACCACTGCTGTCCAGTGTCTCAGGGGAACAGGTACCAGCAAGCTGCTACTTGTTCTTCGCATTAATTGTAAGGTGTTGTTTAGTATACTCTGTGTAGCAGAGTGTAGTATACTCGTGTTCATTACGTCCGTTGCAATTAGTCAGTGGGCAGTAATAGGCATTCAGCATGTCAGCCGTTAATTTCTGCCACATAACTCTCAGATAccagtcttaaaaaaataataaaccttTCATGCATGTCATTGTTGCTTAGTTCATCAAGTTGTCTTGTGTTTTGGTAACATACACGCTACCTAGATGGGAATGTCAGGTGGCTGATACAGATAAATACAACATGTAAACACAAAGTAGCGAAGGACTCTGCTACCTGACATCATTAATGCAAGGCTGGCACAAGGCCCTGTTGCTGTCTAATGCAAGGATGCCAGCAACGTGGTTGCTAGAATTGCTGATATAACagccatattttcttttttgtaacagTTTCAGCAGTGTATGATGTAACACTAAATTTCAGAGGAAACAAGAACCCGTCTTTATTAGGAATTCTTTATGGAAAGAAATATGAAGCAGATATGTGTGTAAGGTGAGCATATAATGATGGAGGTGAGCCCTAAGATGCACGCTTTGGCATGTTGAAGTGTATTCAGATTTTTTACAGGGTAATGTCCTTTGCTGTAGTCCCCTTTTCCTTCAAGCTTTTCTGCAGGCTACAAAGACCTCCCCATTTCCCCCCTGCTTTAGTTCGCTTTCATGTGTGAGATCCCATGATATCACCCAGCAAGTCAGAGAGCACTGGGCAGACTTTTTAAGCCCGGGTATGACCACATTGTCATTACGGGTTTCCCCAAGTTTTGTGCAGTGAGGGGAGTAGtccttattttccctttctctgctggGAACAGAAAACCAACTGTTCTGCCCCCTTCCCAGTCCTCTGTGAGCACATGCGTAGTATAAATAGCCTGTCCAACATTAGTAGTCTCTTGTAGTAAATGGTGTAAAGCTCCTTACTGTGCcagtttctctccttctctcacaTGGTTTGATTAGCAGATTAGAAGTTAAATAACGCTGAAATTCAGACATCGTATGAATGAGGTGGTACATTCCTCACGTTCCTCATTACTCTTTTGCCTGAAAGAGTAACTGCTAACACCTAACTCCATGCAGCACGtacacacgtgcatgcacacacatacatgctttctctttcttgctttctccttGTTGCCTTCTGCTTTAAAGGCTTCCTTGTGATCATAAAAACTACCAACCCTTTCTTGttgaatttcttcttttcccttttatgtttGGACCTGACAAATGACCTGGTTGTTCTTTCCACAGTTCTTTTGACAGTTCACTTCTGCTTCTCTGGGGACTTCACCCACACTTTGGAAAACATTGCTACATTCTGGTGATGAGGTTgatgtttgatttttaaaggaaagaaaaaaaaaaaaaaaagccttgctacTTCCCACTACACCTTTCCCCTCTGGCCTTGAGTCTGCGTTGCAGATGCATGGCACTGGCTGTATACATTGTCCTTCTAATGAAAGCAGGTGTGTCTTGCCAGAGCCTCCAACGGTGAAAGACTTTGCAGGGAATCACACCGATTATCCATTGTGTCAAGGTATAGCAGCAAGAGTTTTGTGGAAGAAATGCTATCCCAGGGGAGGCAGAGTGCTGCAGCCCTAATGGGGAAGGAAAGGACATGTGTTCCGGTTCTGTTCTCAGATACTGCAATTTCCACATTCTAGTCTTTCAGTTGGAAAGAAGTCTGTGGAGGTGATGGGGAGAGAGATGGGGTCACTTATTTGCAAGGGGTTTCATTTTGACTATTTACACTTGCCAGACATATTCCTGATGAGGAAAGTGAGCAGACAAGTTACCAGCTAGCAAAACAGCTGGTCAGGCTATAATGCCACCTGTAATTCCATACTGATGGCAGATGCATGTAGCATGTCTAGCTAGATCTCAGGTACACATGCATGGATGTACATCTGTATAATTATACATTGAAGAGCGGCTGCAGTCCGTTAAATATCCTATGGCTTGCTAATGGAGATGCAAGTGGGTTCTATTTATTGGTGAGGTactgggagaagagaagagaaatgtagTTTTCAATAGTAGTTAGAAGAGGTTTGGGTTCATAAAATTCTGTTGAGGATGATGTTGCCAGGTAAAATTACTAATTGTACCCTATTAAAGAAACTAATTACTATGTTCAgataattttgatttaaaatatgtttgtggACTGAATCAACTTTCTCAAGATGCTTTTCTACGTTTGaagcttttgctctgttttggagAGGAAGCTATGAGAATAAGGAAACTATTTTTACAGTCTTCTTGCTGAAAATTGAACGTGTCCTTAATGTGCCAGCAGACTTAGCTTAGATCAGAGAAAGGAAGCACGTAAGCTCTTGTTCTTCGTATATGCATATGCAATTACCTGTGCAGAGGTAAGAAGCTTAGCTCTCTGCAGAGGATCCAGTCTTTCTCCGGACTGGGTCCAGAGAAAATAATCAGCTAAATTACCAAATGTTATTGCTGTGAGTACCCTCTAGTGGTGATAGCAGTAGAGCGACAATTTTACCAGAGAGCTGTCAGCAAATGACTTTTTACTGAGCTTTTATTGAGCATTGTTTATATTAATTGAGCAGGTCCTCCTGTTAGAGCTAATGAAAGTGAATCTGTAAAATCTGGTGTTCAATTCGTTTACGGGATGCAGAAATTGTTAGAAATGTATTAGAATatcttccctctgctgctgcagatTCGAAGGCTTTAGTTTGTACTGCGGACATATATTCCCCGGTTGAACAGCAGCAAATAAGTTGTATCTGGGATCGCTGTGTCTAGAGCCCTCCCAGAGGTCACCCTTCTGTTCTTACTGCCCTGCTGAAAGAGGGCCCTGATATAGTCCAAGTGTTGCCAAAATGTGTTCGAGCTGAGAGTAAGGTGTACCTGCCCTCTACAAACCGAGCAGCTTCTTTCTGAATTGATTCAGGACTGAGAAGGGAGACGACACATTTGTGAGCATGTTAGTGGCCTatctcagaaaataaaagaatgcagGAGAACGGTTGGCTCTTCACCACGAGAAAGAGGCTCTTAAAAGGTGCCTGTTCTCGGTGAGGTCAGGTCAGTACCTGGAACTGGGCATAATTTTCGTATGCACCCAGAACTGCAAGC
This genomic interval from Calonectris borealis chromosome 1, bCalBor7.hap1.2, whole genome shotgun sequence contains the following:
- the AGPAT3 gene encoding 1-acyl-sn-glycerol-3-phosphate acyltransferase gamma, giving the protein MGFIAFLKTQFIVHLLIGFVFVVSGLIINFIQLCTLVLWPINKQFYRRVNCRLAYSLWSQLVMLLEWWSGTECTLFSDEATVSTFGKEHVIIILNHNFEIDFLCGWTMTERFGVLGSSKVLAKRELLYVPLIGWTWYFLEIVFCKRKWEEDRDTVIEGLKRLADYPEYMWFLLYCEGTRFTETKHRISMEVAESKGLPKLKYHLLPRTKGFTTAVQCLRGTVSAVYDVTLNFRGNKNPSLLGILYGKKYEADMCVRRFPLEDIPQDEKEAANWLHKLYQEKDALQEMYNQEGIFPGQQFKPPRRPWTLLNFLFWATVLLSPLFTFGFGVFASGSPLLILAFLGLVGAASFGVRRLIGVTEIEKGSSYGNQEFKKKE